A segment of the uncultured Desulfobulbus sp. genome:
AAAAAACGGACTGCCCTTGAAAGGACAGTCCGTTTTTTTTTGTATGATGAATGGTGGGCTGAAAACAGCGCTCTAGCTATACCCCTTGTAGTGGCCAGATATCCTGTAGGAGCTGGCCTTGCCTGCGACAGCGGATGGGGATACCACCGGGAAATAAGCTTAAAAATAAACCCCTTTTACTTCATTCCCCCGCTGGCCGGAGCTGAGCTGGCAGACACGTTCTGCAATGGCGTGGGCTTCCTTGACCATGTCATTGATGCCGATGCCGTTCCAGCCAAATCCACAGAAGTGCAGATCCGGGTGGTTATGGTGCATATCTTCGCGCCAGGCGAGCAGGCGAGGGTAACCTTCCTCCAGTTGGGGAATACCGGCGCTCGGGCGAAGCACCTTGGTGTAGAGCGGCTTGGGAAGTTCCAAGAGCTGGCTTAGATCTGAATAGACCTGATCGATCAGGGCCTCATCGCTGAGTTCCAACCGTTCAGGGTGGCGCCTGCCGCCCACCAGAACTTCCAGCAACTGGCCGCCTTTTGGTGCCCTGCCCGGAAACATGTGGGAGGAGAAGAGCGCCCCCAGAGCAAAGCGATCTTCTTTTTCCGGGGCCAGGTAGCCAAAGCCAAAAGGAATCTGTGCCCGTTCATCAAAGCCCAGCAGCACAGAGAGAATACGTGCCTCCGGGATAATGGTTTGGGGCGGCGGCTGGGTGGGTAGGGCTGCTGTGATCAGGCTCAGACTGCGATTCACTGGCAGGGCCAGAACCAGATGCCGACAGTGAATGACCTCCCCCTCGATCAGCACCCGCCATCCCTCTTCAGAGTGTTCCAGGGCTGTGGCTGCACAGGAGGTGCGCAACTGGCCGCTTGCAAAAAGCTTTGCCGCCAACTGCGCAGGCAGCATGCCCATCCCCTGGGTAAAGCTGATCATGGAAGGGAGCCCCTTTTTCTCTTCGTTCCTTTTTTTCTTGGAGCTGCGCATCTTTTTAAGCACCCCGCGAATCACGGAGCCATGACGCCGCTCCAGCTCCCGTACCCCCGGCATGACCGCATCAATCTTGAGCTCGTTAATATCGCCTGCATAGGTGCCGGTAAAAACGGCATCGGCAAAGGGGACGAGGGCTGAGCCAAAGCGGTGAGCCACCCACTCGGCCACGGTGGGCTCATCTTCCATGGGGGCTTTCCAGAGATCACCTAGAACCCGTAGTTTTGCCCACCAGGAGATCAGAGGCGCTCGGAGAATTTTAAGAGGTGACTGGGGAATCAGCCGCAGCTTGCCGTCCAGGCAGACGTAACGGACAAAGCGGCTGAGAGGGGCGGTGGTGAGCTCATTTTCCAGGCCCGCAAGGCGAATGAGCTCCTGGCTTTGCTGGCAGTTATCGAGAAAGCCGTGGGGCCCCCATTCCGCCTGGTAGCCCTGGTCGCTGAAAGAGTTCATGGCGCCACCCACAATATCTTCCTGTTCCAGTACCAGGAGTTTGATTTCAGGGTGGTGTTGTTTTATAAAAGCAGCAGTACTCAGCCCGGAGAG
Coding sequences within it:
- the hemG gene encoding protoporphyrinogen oxidase, translating into MNDSHLDVCIVGAGLSGLSTAAFIKQHHPEIKLLVLEQEDIVGGAMNSFSDQGYQAEWGPHGFLDNCQQSQELIRLAGLENELTTAPLSRFVRYVCLDGKLRLIPQSPLKILRAPLISWWAKLRVLGDLWKAPMEDEPTVAEWVAHRFGSALVPFADAVFTGTYAGDINELKIDAVMPGVRELERRHGSVIRGVLKKMRSSKKKRNEEKKGLPSMISFTQGMGMLPAQLAAKLFASGQLRTSCAATALEHSEEGWRVLIEGEVIHCRHLVLALPVNRSLSLITAALPTQPPPQTIIPEARILSVLLGFDERAQIPFGFGYLAPEKEDRFALGALFSSHMFPGRAPKGGQLLEVLVGGRRHPERLELSDEALIDQVYSDLSQLLELPKPLYTKVLRPSAGIPQLEEGYPRLLAWREDMHHNHPDLHFCGFGWNGIGINDMVKEAHAIAERVCQLSSGQRGNEVKGVYF